In the Quercus lobata isolate SW786 chromosome 5, ValleyOak3.0 Primary Assembly, whole genome shotgun sequence genome, one interval contains:
- the LOC115988479 gene encoding uncharacterized protein LOC115988479, with protein sequence MELEAEKSLIQAESSDGPNSNSSDFVAHVRKLLFRRMLVGIRDGRFFLGTFHCMDKQGNIILQDAVEYRSTRRSSTSPMEQRCLGLILIPSSCRSSCHVGCSIEEQLSLLKL encoded by the coding sequence ATGGAACTAGAGGCAGAGAAATCCTTGATTCAGGCAGAGAGTTCTGATGGGCCAAACTCAAACAGTTCAGATTTTGTAGCTCATGTAAGGAAACTACTGTTTCGCCGAATGTTGGTGGGAATTAGAGATGGAAGATTTTTCTTGGGCACCTTCCACTGCATGGACAAGCAAGGAAACATCATTCTCCAAGATGCTGTGGAGTACCGTAGCACCCGACGCTCCTCTACTTCTCCAATGGAACAGCGGTGCCTTGGTCTTATTCTCATTCCTTCCTCCTGTCGTTCGTCTTGTCATGTGGGTTGTTCTATTGAAGAGCAATTGTCTCTGCTAAAATTATAG
- the LOC115990724 gene encoding uncharacterized protein LOC115990724, with translation MAKTPPNLVEDSIKPYKSSKDYPQNAQGLSIYASIFSIFIYISVLYIFNLSPSTLFYNTKFWFFLSNTFILIIAVDYGAYSSSKGKQDLYQEYVMRTQVKNVPSFVPQYQKIVKQSTPKQKVDSFQEMREVIVQEVQVFPERNLQVVIKSDSKKPSEDLREKIKAKTYCGSKSEQAKRVVIDESKNIIIRSSETEKNEENEFSTMSDEELNRRVDEFIQRFNREIRLQSTS, from the coding sequence ATGGCCAAAACACCACCAAATCTAGTGGAAGATTCAATCAAACCGTACAAATCTTCCAAAGATTATCCTCAAAATGCCCAGGGTTTGTCTATCTATGCCtctattttctccatttttatttacatttccGTCTTATATATCTTCAACTTGTCTCCTTCCACTCTCTTTTACAACACCAAGTTTTGGTTTTTCCTTTCCAACACTTTCATACTCATCATTGCCGTTGACTATGGAGCCTATTCCTCATCCAAAGGGAAACAAGACCTATACCAAGAGTACGTGATGCGTACCCAAGTGAAAAATGTTCCATCCTTCGTTCCACAATACCAAAAAATTGTTAAGCAAAGCACTCCTAAGCAAAAGGTCGACAGTTTTCAAGAAATGAGAGAAGTAATAGTTCAAGAAGTACAAGTTTTCCCTGAAAGAAACTTGCAAGTTGTTATCAAAAGTGATTCCAAAAAGCCTAGTGAAGATTTACGAGAAAAGATTAAAGCAAAAACTTATTGTGGAAGTAAGTCGGAGCAAGCCAAAAGGGTGGTGATAGACGAGAGCAAGAACATTATTATAAGGAGTTCAGAGactgaaaagaatgaagaaaatgagTTTTCAACTATGTCGGATGAGGAACTGAACAGAAGAGTAGATGAGTTTATTCAGAGGTTTAACAGAGAAATTCGACTTCAATCCACTAGCTAG